The following proteins are co-located in the Pseudarthrobacter siccitolerans genome:
- a CDS encoding ABC transporter substrate-binding protein: MMKQPRQGTPTYARRTVLSVSFVLASSLVLQGCSSGNSEADSGDIELTVLNQSRGQAEALTALAAKYSEETGIKVSVDTPGPADFMSKLQSKAQSNSMPDLFSSVGNSEMAPFYKAGWAFNLESEMNGDWSKNFQPDLLKVTKFNEGNPDGVKAGIYSAHWEISVYGLLVNPDKGTINPSVAPATMADLTKKLAEGGENGQGKFSISASMVPNLIQYYASNYMSDEEIDATFLGKASWKTEAWRKTFKLLEDLAKAGAIASNTIPGGSGDNAAVEKSFFNTRDIGAIFDGSFSIAVARSSAPDFTNYRSLPLPKAADATHEPRARFDTGKGMSVNAKGKHTKESLAFLKWLTAAEQQTYFAKKMGILPSNPEVLKSDTISAQAEGFRDLLPTLQVVPSSLSTDVKNVIQRGSQNLVLGETTPDKLLEDIQVAQDKSK; this comes from the coding sequence ATGATGAAGCAACCCCGTCAGGGAACCCCGACCTACGCGCGCCGCACTGTGCTATCGGTTTCGTTCGTACTTGCGTCCAGTCTCGTGCTCCAAGGTTGTTCTTCGGGGAATAGTGAAGCTGACAGCGGTGACATTGAGCTGACAGTTCTCAACCAGTCCCGTGGACAGGCCGAAGCGCTGACTGCCCTTGCGGCGAAGTACTCTGAAGAAACAGGCATCAAAGTATCTGTCGACACCCCTGGTCCCGCGGACTTCATGTCCAAGCTCCAATCTAAGGCCCAGTCCAATTCCATGCCGGATTTGTTCTCCTCCGTTGGCAATTCAGAGATGGCACCCTTCTACAAGGCCGGTTGGGCATTCAACCTTGAGTCGGAAATGAATGGCGACTGGAGCAAGAATTTCCAGCCGGATCTCCTCAAGGTGACAAAATTCAATGAGGGCAACCCTGATGGGGTGAAGGCGGGAATTTACAGCGCACATTGGGAGATATCGGTATACGGGCTTCTCGTTAATCCGGACAAGGGAACCATAAATCCCTCTGTTGCTCCCGCGACTATGGCAGATCTGACGAAGAAGCTAGCCGAGGGAGGCGAAAATGGGCAGGGTAAATTCTCAATCTCAGCCTCGATGGTTCCCAACCTTATCCAGTACTACGCATCAAACTATATGAGTGACGAGGAAATAGACGCAACTTTCTTGGGCAAAGCGAGCTGGAAAACGGAGGCCTGGCGAAAGACGTTCAAACTCCTTGAGGACCTTGCAAAGGCGGGAGCTATAGCAAGCAACACGATTCCGGGAGGCTCGGGGGATAACGCCGCGGTCGAGAAATCGTTCTTCAACACGCGAGATATAGGAGCAATTTTTGATGGCTCTTTCTCAATTGCAGTGGCAAGGTCGTCAGCGCCTGACTTCACAAATTACCGATCGCTTCCTCTTCCTAAAGCGGCGGATGCAACGCATGAACCCAGAGCGCGCTTTGATACGGGCAAGGGTATGTCAGTGAACGCAAAGGGCAAGCACACCAAAGAGTCCCTGGCGTTCCTGAAATGGCTCACGGCTGCAGAGCAGCAGACGTACTTTGCTAAAAAAATGGGAATACTGCCATCCAATCCGGAAGTCTTGAAGTCCGACACGATTTCTGCCCAGGCAGAAGGCTTCCGAGATCTGCTCCCGACTCTCCAAGTTGTCCCATCTTCGCTTTCGACGGACGTCAAGAATGTGATCCAACGTGGCTCTCAGAACCTCGTCCTGGGGGAGACGACGCCGGACAAGCTTCTTGAAGATATTCAAGTTGCCCAGGACAAGAGCAAATGA